The sequence gacatttaatatttactttggctctggttttttatttgttcattttgccATTATGTGCAATACTGGAGTAAGTatctatatatgaatatatttttatatttgtgatgtttttgtttctatgtatTAAATTTCCAGGAGTAGAGTTTCTAAGTCAAAGGAcatgtataaattttaattttaggaaaTAACATACTGTTTCCCCAAAGAGTACATATAATATGTGACTTTCCTCTTTACCTTGAAGCCCTGCTGGCCATGGGTATCATGTTTTTCTGTgtgatttttattaatttgatgAGTACAACACCTTAGTGTTAATTTTTATGAGTTTCAGTACCAGTGCTTAGTCTGAGCTACAAGTGAAAGAGAATATCCTGGATTTGTTAACCATTCAGTATTCTTCTGTGAATTTacctattcttaatattttaccTATCTTTTTAATTGAGTTCCTTGtgttttttcatataattttacaAGTCCTTGGTATTTTTTCCAAATCTCTCAGTTACATCTTGAGTTAGTATACCTTATACAGAATGTTTATATTTGTCATATCATATAATTTTGGTTTTCCTTAGATGTCTTCTGGGCAGTCTGTCTTGGTTTAAGAagtatctctctttttaaaaaaaatagatattttttacattggagtatagttgccttgTTGGAAGTCTCTCTTCCATCTTAGTTCTGTGTACATTTTCTAAGTTTTCTTCTGAGgtttatattattttacttttaaaattaaatctctaATACAATTTGGAATTATTCTTAAATATATTGTGTAGATATTCCATATATTGATATAGAAATTCGTTTTCTTTGCAGATGAATGTCCAGTTGTGCCGTTAACTTCCTTTTCTTACTGAATTTAGGTACCACCTTTGTTATATACTAAAAGGTCATATAAGCTGGGGTTCATTTCTGGGTTCCCTTTTTGTTCTGATGCTTTTGTGTAGCCGTTTGCCAATTTCAGATTAATTACAGTGGTTTTGGGGATCTTAATACCAGGTAAGGCAAGTACCCCTCTTGCTGCTCTTCTTTTCCATGCTATTTTTGGCTGTTCTCAGAACTTTATTCTTCCATGTGGACGTTAAGGTTATTTTAtcctattctaaaaaaaaaaactttcttgaaTTCTTACAGgaatttttatattcattgaCTTTTTATATTTGGTGAGAGCTGTCATTtttttataggggcttccctgatagctcagttggtgaggAATgaaggagatcccagtttgattcctgggtcaggatgatctgctgaagggataggctacgtgatcactccagtattcttgggcttcccttgtggctcagctggtaaagaattctcctgcaatatgggagacctgagttcagtccctgggttgggaagatcctctggagaagggaaaggctacccactccagtattctggcctagagaattccatggactgtatagtccatggggtcacaaagagtcattttTATGTTAGTATTCCTATCCAAGACATGATATGTCTTATATTtgttcaaattttatttcaatcCTTTGATAAGATTTTACAGTTCTCATCATATGGACATGTGGCTTTTCCATAAGTTTGTTCTTAGGTATGCTATAGTTTTTACACAattctttaataaaatgttttccatGTCCATTCTTGTATACTCATTTCTGTTATATGAAAAAACTGTAATTTTAAGAAAGTCATATTCAGTGATGGTATCAAgttagtttttcttgtttttttttttttttttaatgccataaGTTTATTTACAAACGTATCTAGGATGCTGAGTTCAAGGGTTTGATCCTTTTAAGAGACTGCACCTCTTAATATAGTTCCTATTCCTATCTGTCTCATGTGTTACTTTTTAAGCAGTTGGTGTCTCACTATAAAGAAAGGCGCAGCAAATCCAGACCCAAAGAACAAAGTCATCATAGCTAGTAACCTCCACTTGTTTTCCACTGAAAATGGTATATTCTTCCCTGGACCCTCCTTGTAGTGGCTCCGACGAACCACAGAGGTTGTGAACCTCCGGATGCTCTGTCCCAACATAGCGCTGTTGGAAGCTCTACAAAATATCGAGACTGAAGGCGGAAGAAATGGCGGCCGCAAAAAGCCTGCTGCTTCCTCACGACCTTGTTCCCCAAactgtttttttccttgttttttaaggaaagatctctgattttcttggccATATACTCATTATCAATAAAAGGATAGATTTATCTGTTCTTTTGCAATATTTATACTGTTTTCTTGTCTTTACTGCATTTATACACCTTTTAGAACTTTAAAATTAATGTTGAAATATAATGGAAATAGCGAGCAGTTTAACCAAttcttgttttaattaaaaatgatcaCTGTTTTACTGTTCAGAATATTCTCTGTTAGTTTTGGAGAATCTTTTTGATAGTTCTtcctatttaactttttaaagtattagATGCTGAATTTTTGGAATTGTCTTTCCATATTTATTAGCgttatatgtttttctttaatttatagtTGCAAAAAGGTATGTAGATTTCTTGGTATTGTATTACTAACTAGTTATAGATTATTCTTTTGATCATTACTACAAGTGAGATTGGCATATAGTATCtgttgtttttttggggggtgggaaggaaggTGTGATAGGTAATTATCTTTCCTGAGATCCTGAAATTGAATTGGgaagcttttcatctttttctgtgaccctcctttgtaaaatgatgataataaccTCATTGGGTTGTTGGGGGATTAAGTGAATTAATAGCAAGTGCTTAGTACAGTGCCGAAATTAGTTAATACTATATTTGTTAGCTATTAGTATCATAATCAACTGAAACATATTAAATGATTTTGaggatttttaattctttaaagatTTGTTAGAGAATTTAGCTATTAAAATCATCTAGTTCAGGTGACTTTTATGATGATAAATCTGACTCTCATACTTCTAGTGCTATTTGCTCTCTTTTATCCTACTTCTCCA comes from Dama dama isolate Ldn47 chromosome 1, ASM3311817v1, whole genome shotgun sequence and encodes:
- the LOC133054728 gene encoding cytochrome c oxidase subunit 7C, mitochondrial-like; translated protein: MLGQSIRRFTTSVVRRSHYKEGPGKNIPFSVENKWRLLAMMTLFFGSGFAAPFFIVRHQLLKK